From the Hydrogenothermus marinus genome, one window contains:
- the rplD gene encoding 50S ribosomal protein L4, with product MEVNVINTKNEEVGKISLKDEIFNTEVKEHTVWEVVKWQLAARRAGTASTKTRAEVRGSRRKILPQKGTGNARHGDRKANLMVGGGIAHGPRPRDFYYPLPKKVRKKALKGVLSTKLKDGEIKIIEDFRFDTPKTKNAVEILKNLGLENSKVLLVINEKDENIIKSFRNLPNVKVLVVDGLNTYDLLNAQQVIITKSAAEKINERLG from the coding sequence ATGGAAGTAAATGTAATAAATACAAAAAATGAGGAAGTTGGAAAAATATCTTTAAAAGATGAGATTTTCAATACAGAAGTAAAAGAGCATACTGTATGGGAAGTGGTAAAATGGCAACTTGCTGCAAGAAGAGCAGGAACTGCATCTACAAAAACAAGAGCAGAAGTTAGAGGTTCAAGGAGAAAAATACTTCCTCAAAAAGGAACAGGGAATGCAAGACATGGTGATAGAAAAGCTAACTTAATGGTTGGTGGTGGTATTGCCCATGGACCAAGACCAAGAGATTTTTATTACCCACTTCCTAAAAAAGTAAGAAAAAAAGCATTAAAAGGTGTATTATCTACAAAATTAAAAGATGGTGAAATAAAAATAATTGAAGATTTTCGCTTTGATACACCTAAAACAAAAAATGCAGTAGAAATATTAAAAAATCTAGGATTAGAAAATTCTAAGGTATTACTTGTAATAAATGAAAAAGATGAAAATATTATTAAATCATTTAGAAATCTTCCAAATGTGAAAGTGTTAGTTGTTGATGGATTAAACACATATGATCTTTTAAATGCTCAGCAGGTAATAATTACAAAATCTGCTGCTGAAAAAATTAACGAGAGGTTAGGATGA
- the rplW gene encoding 50S ribosomal protein L23, producing the protein MKNPYDILIRPVITEKAVKQNEKENKLVFEVAKDANKIEIKKAVEQAFGVKVKSVRTLIVKPKKKRVGFGKAGYTKQWKKAIVTVQSEEPINIAELV; encoded by the coding sequence ATGAAAAATCCTTACGATATATTAATTCGTCCTGTAATTACAGAAAAAGCAGTAAAACAAAACGAAAAAGAAAATAAACTTGTTTTTGAAGTTGCAAAAGATGCAAACAAAATAGAAATAAAAAAAGCTGTAGAGCAAGCTTTTGGTGTAAAAGTAAAATCTGTAAGAACTTTAATTGTTAAACCAAAGAAAAAAAGAGTTGGCTTTGGAAAAGCTGGATATACTAAACAATGGAAAAAAGCCATTGTTACAGTACAATCTGAAGAACCAATTAATATAGCTGAATTAGTTTAA